CGACATAGTGGGGCCCAATGCGACCGAAGGTATATGAGTTGTCGTCTGCGTCGTCAACTTCTACAGCGTCAAACTCCTCATCGAGCATGCGGCAGGCGCTGTCGTACTCTTCTTGCAAAGCACAGACCCATCCGACGGTGTAATCGTCAATCGATCGGTCATCCTCGGGGGTATCTGGGCGACTGAATTCTCTTTGAATCGCGGCATCGTCTCCGAAGTCGATCTGGGATCGTTTTCGTTTCGCCATGAGGAACGGCCGTGAACGCCACAGAGCGCAGATAAAATCGCGCCGTTTTGTGTTCGGTACCAAAGACTTGTTTCCTGGTGGAGGTATTCTGATtgagatgatgacgatgagggcgAACGATGGTCGAGGGAGGCGCAGTCAGCTGAAGCCAATGGCCACAGCCCGGCTTGCAGTGGCTCACCGACAGAAAATCACAATGCATACCATTGGATGGAGGCAGAGGAAACATGGACAAGAAAACAAATCACGCAGGATTTGCTTCAGCATCAGGGATTGATCTGTTGATTAAGGATCGTGACGGTATGCCGGAGACCTCGGCAGGCCCATGGGAGATAATTAGTCTTCGATAGCCCATGGTTGGGTCCATGATGAATAGAATCACCCTTGACTTGTGTCACGAAGCTATTTGCGCGGTATAGATTCAGAATCTGTCGGAGCATGCGGATGTTCCCCCGCCTGCCGTGAGGTTCGACCCATATAAGGTTTAATAAGGGCGACCGCGTGGTATCTGACACGCCCGTCTACTAGCTGAAGAAATCTAAGTATAGAGGAAAGTAgaagtatattattagtatcaaAATAATAACTGCCGAGATACCAGCGAGTATaacttctaataatagtacGGCGATTCCCTTTATACTTTCAAGCTATGGCAGCTTTGTACTTAAACTTACGGATGGATAAGCCAGGGACAAACTGCACAGACCACTAATCTAGGATACAAGTAGATCTGTGGCAGGGATACGCGGTTCAGTATACCTCTATTATAAGGAGTAATAAAGCTGCCTATATTCTCTAACAAGTAATAGCAATTGTTCATAGATAAGCTATGAACTAATAGAGATCTCAGTTATTATGGTTCAAAACATATACCCCAAGACAGTCAGAGAAGCCATGAAATGAACGCACTTACAGCAACCGCCTCCATCGCTAAAGTGTCTCTGTAAGACTCTTTCAGCCTCCACGCTTCTTTCGCGTCTTTCAGCACGTAACGCCGGATCCTGCGTATGACTCCCACAGCCTCGGGATTAAGGATACATTGTAGTATCAATGGATCACCTTCGTTTTCCTTccaaaggaggaggaaatcactGCTATAAAACAAGCGGACAGATGACAGCGGTACACTGCCGCCCCAAAGACTAATAGGTGCATATCGAGCGAGAAATTCCCACATGGTTCTGGACGTCGTAGAATTAGAACACTCACTGTCTCTCGAAGAGAGGGGACATTCTTGGTTATAAGGTCAAACAAGATTCGCAGGGCTGTATCCCAGGCAACGCAAGGCTGCCAGCACCAGGCTCAGCCGCAACAGCTCAGTAGTCAAGGCGAGGCTGCATTGGGCAACCCAAGGTTAGCTGTTTTTGATTATACAACAGTAGATAAAAGAAGCCATAGTCTCTAATGTAAGTAACATGAAATACCCCTACTGAGGCTGCTAATACCTTCGTTGTTCTATCAAAGCATTACGGGATTAGGAACGTTGCCCGGTCCATTCAACAACCAATCAGTCAATCGTTCAATAATCATTCAATCGCAATGCCAAGCGACCTGCGCCCAGCATGAGGCTGGCGTGCAGCCTTGTATTTAGCAACATGCTTACCCCTCTCCAGGTTACAAAATGAGgaagcaacaacaaccgaaCAGGGAAGGCACAAGAGGCCCAAAATGCCTCCCCGAGTCCTCTCCCACGATGCCTACACGATCGCCTGGATCTGCGCACTCCCACTAGAGATGGCCGCAGCGAAACTGATGCTCGAGGAGGTTCACGGTAATCTCCACCAGCCATCGACCGACCACAACTGCTACACCCTTGGGAGCATCCACGGCCACAACATCGTTATCGCGTGTTTACCTTCCGGCATGTATGGGACAATATCAGCTACAACGGTTCTAGCGCAAATGTTACCCACGTTCCGATCGTTGAAATTTGGCCTCATGGTGGGCATCGGGGGAGGCGTGGCGACCAAGGCAGATGTACGTCTTGGGGATGTGGTAGTTGGGATACCAAGTGCCACGTCAGGAGGGGTGATACAGTATGACCAGGGGAAGACACTGCATTCTGGACGGTTTGAGCGAGTCTGTGCATTGAATAAGCCACCTCAGGTGTTGTTGACTGCTGTTTCTCAGTTGCGAAGCAACGATATGGTCGGGAGGCGGTCCACACTGACGCAGGCAATATCCAAGGATCTAAGCCAAGGGCAGTTCTCACGCCCTGATCGCGATCTATTGTTCAACCCGGATTATATTCATCATAACACCGACATTGACTGCTCGACGTGTGATCAAGACGAGCTGGTACACCGTGAGCCTCGGCAGGATGACGAACCACGCGTTCACTATGGGTTGATAGCCTCTGGCAACCAGGTCCTGAAAGATGCTAAAACGCGGGATTCCATTGCACACGACCTCGATATCCTTTGCTTTGAaatggaagctgcagggCTGGTGGACCAACTTCAATGCTTGGTGGTCCGAGGAGTATGTGACTACTGTGACTCGCACAAGTCCAAAGAATGGCAGGGATTTGCAGCCTTAGCAGCAGCCGCATATACAAAGATTCTTTTACAAATCGTGCCAGTACACCGCGACAAGTGTCAGGGACAAAAGCGGCATTGGATGGTGCCGTTTTCCAGGAACAAGGCATTTGTTGGTCGTGAGAATTACATCGCCACCTTGGGGGAATCTGTCTCAACACCAGGTGAGACGCAGAAAACTGCTATATGTGGACTTGGAGGGATCGGCAAGACTCAGATCGCGCTGGAGCTCGCCTACAGAGTGCGAGATAGGAATCCTGACGTGTCGGTGTTCTGGATCCCTGCACCAGTTACGAGAGCGTGGAGCAGGCATATATGGATATCGCCCAACTAGCCGGACTGGCTCTTCGTGATGCAGCAGCGGCGAAGGAGCAGGTAAAGGCCTACCTCAGCCACGAAAGGTCTGGAAAGTGGCTGCTGATATATGACAATGCCGATGACATGGAAATGTGGACGAAGGGGAGTGAAACTGGCCCAGCGCTGAAAGGTATACTGCCACAAAATGAAGCCGGTCACATCCTATTCACCACTCGCAACCGGAAGCTGGCTGTCAAGTTAGCCTTGTCAAATGTGGTTCAGATTCCTGACATGGATGAAGACACGGCGCTGCAAATGCTCCACCAGCTTTGTATCCGGAAGGAGCTACTGATGGACACAGAGGGAACTGCTACCCTTCTAAAACAGCTCTGCTTTTTTCCTCTTGCTATCAGCCAAGCCGCCGCATACATTAATGAGCATAATATTACTAGACTGGGAGATTACGTGTCTCTTATCACCGCACAGGAAGGGGATATGGCCAAGCTTCTGAGCGAAGActttgaggatgatggtcGCTACCCGGACACGAAGAACCCAGTAACAACCACATGGCTGGTTTCCTTCCATCACATCCGAGCATTGGACCCGTTCGCAGTGGACTATCTTTCATTCATGGCCTGTCTTAGCCCTCGCAATATCCCGCAGTCCCTCCTTCCCCCGGCACCATCCGATAAAGAAAGGATCGAGGCACTGGGCCTGCTCAAGGGTTATTCTTTCGTTTCCGAAGAGCCTGCAAGCGGGAACTTGACACTGCACCGACTTGTTTATCTTGCAACAAGGGCATGGATGAGAACGGACGGAAGTTTTGCGACAGGGATAATAAAGACCGTGGACCGTATGGATAAGATACTTTCAGGTGTGACCTACCAAGAAAGACATTTGTGGCGGCCATATCTTCCGCATATTCTTGCTACGATGGAAAATAACGAGTTCCGCGCTGTGCGAAATCGATACGGTGATTTATTAAACATCGTGGGGAAGTTGCTGTCATCCGATGGAAGAACCAGAGAAGCAAAAGCATTGTACGTTCAAACTTTGGAAGATATACAGAACCGGCTGGGGGAATATCACGAACAGACGCTGCATAGTATGTATAACGTCGGCGTAGCCCTCTCGGATATGGGCGAGTATACTGAAGCGAAGGAAGTGATGGAGCAAGTACTCGAGGGCCAAAATATGGTTCTCGGGCCTCAACACCCAGACACCCTGAGGAGCCTAGTGGCATATGGTTTGGTCCGCCTTGACCAAGGGTACTATGCACAGGCACAGTCAATCGAGGGTCAAGCCCTGGAGGGTCTTGAAAAGGCACTTGGCCCCGAACACCTACTTACTCTGAAGTCTGTGGAAGCTCTTGGTTCTATCCTCCGCCATCAAGGGAACTACGAGGAGGCAGAAGCCAAGTCCCGGCGAGCGATGGATGGCTATACGGAGAAGTTCGGGCCCTGGGAGGAGCGCACCTTGAACTCACATAACGAATGCGGCTTGGCACTCATAGGCCTGGGTAAATATGACGAGGCGGAGCAGATATTTAGCGCAGCGCTACAGCGCTCCGAAGAGATGTTAGGCCCTGAACATCCACTCACTTTGAACAGCATGAGTAATTTGGGCATTGTTTATCTCGAGCAAGAAAGGCTCGAGGACGCGGAAAGCGTCCGCATACGGGCCTTGGATCTTGCAAAGCGACTCTTCGGTGAAGAACACCCAGGTACCCTGGCAACGATATGTAATCTGGGAATAGTCCTTGCAAGGCAGGGCAGACATGAAGAAGCCAAAACCTTGCACCAACAAGCGATAGGTGGATCTAATAAAGAGCTCGGGCAAAACAATCCGATTACCATTACATTCTTAGGGAGCTTAGCCACGGCGTACTGGGAACAGGGAGACTtcgcagaggcagaagagcTGGACGTTAAGGTATGGGAGAGCAATAAGCAGCAGCTAGGGATAGACCATCCCCACACGTTGACAAGTATGCAAAATCTTGCACACACATGCGAATCTAGGGGCAACTACAGGGATGCCATAGACCTCACCGCGCAGTGCTTGGAGCTTCGCATGAACCGCCTGGGGGCAGAACACCCTGAAACTGTCCATTCAAGGTATTTACTGGCCGAATGGGGACAAAGAGAGAACAATCACCTTGTTGAAGAACCTGCTGCAACGTCAGAGCGTGATAACCAGAGTCACCGTGAGACCGAGGAATCTGGCACCATTTCATTCTGACAGATGTCCATTGCACAAACACCTACTCGGTGGATATCCTATAATGCTCGGTCTCGAATCCCAGTTGAAGCCAGAAGCAAATGGAAGATATGGCGCCGCTTACGGCACAAGGACATCTCCTAAATCCCCCTGCTGCTTTGTGATGAAACGAGTATCTTGTGTAATAGTGGTCTCCTATATAGCATCCTACATCTGCTAGCTTTTTCTATAAAGCAAGCgaatattctttatttactacCAATACCAGACTACTTATTTAGAATAAAACTCCTTAATGTTTATAGTAAACTACCTCTGTTAGTTTATTATCcaaatatttataactagAAGTAGACGGAGTGAGACTACACGGAGTTAAAGGAAAAAAACATAccctaaaaaaaaaatacataATCAAGAGAGGAGAGATACATAACGAAATAACGGGGTTTCTCTACCCAGACGATTGAAACGCAGGTATGAACAGAATTATGCATCTGGATATTGGACTTTGTATCAAAGTTCTAGACGAGTTCAATATATTGTAATCTTCTGATCTCCGACGGAGCTGTAGATACCCTCATATAGACGGCAGAATACACAAAGGAAACTCCACCCTCCGATGTAAATGGAATAAAATATCCGCATAATCCTGGTCAGTACGCTCATTCACAATCCCATGCGTTATGAGAAACTCCACAATAACAATGGCACTGTTTTGCTTGAACCGCCCCTCCTTCAACACATTCAACACTTCCTCAATGGTATAAAGCTTGAAACCCGCAACCTCCGAGTCCTTCGGCTGGGGTACCACTTGttcatccaactccagttCATATGTATACTCGACCTCTGGCTGAAATAACCCAACTTCCCCTCCAGCTTTATCTCCACGGATATGGAAATAGCTAAGAGTGCTCATTGGTTTAACCCTTTTCCTTAGCACATCTTCTGGTATAGATGCCTCTTCCTGTGCTTCACATACAATTCCTTCAATTGGTAACTTCCCAGCCACTAGACCACCGGCTGCGGTGGTGTCCAGCATACCGGCGTATGTCTGCTTTGCTTCAGATCGTTTGCTAATCCATAATCGAAGCCCTTGCGCACTCCTGGCGTAGGCAATAAGCTGAACACCGTACGTGACGATCCCGAACAACGCACTTGCGCAGCGCTCCATCTCTAGCAGAGTTTCCCCGTCTGGTCCATAAACGGGGAAGCGTTCGCCACGCCAGCCTTTTAGCAGGGATATTGTGCCCAGCTGCCTAGTAGCCTGAAGCGTTTCTTCAACGACGCAAGAGCGGATCTCGGCTGTTGCATTGGCCGGTGTTGCGAGGGTTACGGTCCGTCCCTGGTGGTCGATTACCCAGGAGTCGGACCAGTGCATCTTCTCGACAATTTCCGGTAAAATGTAGCCTAGAATAGCGTTGCATCCATTTACCCTAAATGTGAAGGACCCAGTCAGAACTTCAGACTGGAGGGTGGGCTCATTGTGCGATGGGAAACTAACACTGCAGTCAGCAACGTAACCCCCACTGTCGTCATTTAATTATTCAGAATGGGGGATTACTTGTCGCATTCCTTGACGATGTCTAGAATTGTTTTTCGCATTTTGATTTATTGTCCTTGCCTGGAAGGGTTGAGGGAAGGTGAGGCACCAGTATTGATTACACGTGGTTTGATCGGAGCCTACGCGGACTCTTCGGTACAGTACGGTAGGTAACTAAATCTTTAGTGTTACTAACCCCATCGAATCCCAATATCAAATATACTCCCAGAAACGGTTCCTCATGAAAATAATTATACTCAGTATTAAAAAGTAGATGCCTTGGGCATAACGCGTCATCTCCAGGCTGCCATAAACAGTTCGCCGAACACCCTGCAAAGAAATTGTATACCGGTAGACCCAATCGGTCTTGCCTGTTCCTACGATGTacatctatatatttaaaccCGATCTCATCCAAGGTATGCTCCACA
This region of Aspergillus puulaauensis MK2 DNA, chromosome 5, nearly complete sequence genomic DNA includes:
- a CDS encoding uncharacterized protein (COG:Z;~EggNog:ENOG410Q1N0;~InterPro:IPR000845,IPR011990,IPR035994,IPR027417, IPR019734,IPR013026;~PFAM:PF13374,PF01048,PF13176,PF13181,PF13424, PF07721;~go_function: GO:0003824 - catalytic activity [Evidence IEA];~go_function: GO:0005515 - protein binding [Evidence IEA];~go_process: GO:0009116 - nucleoside metabolic process [Evidence IEA]); protein product: MPPRVLSHDAYTIAWICALPLEMAAAKLMLEEVHGNLHQPSTDHNCYTLGSIHGHNIVIACLPSGMYGTISATTVLAQMLPTFRSLKFGLMVGIGGGVATKADVRLGDVVVGIPSATSGGVIQYDQGKTLHSGRFERVCALNKPPQVLLTAVSQLRSNDMVGRRSTLTQAISKDLSQGQFSRPDRDLLFNPDYIHHNTDIDCSTCDQDELVHREPRQDDEPRVHYGLIASGNQVLKDAKTRDSIAHDLDILCFEMEAAGLVDQLQCLVVRGVCDYCDSHKSKEWQGFAALAAAAYTKILLQIVPVHRDKCQGQKRHWMVPFSRNKAFVGRENYIATLGESVSTPGETQKTAICGLGGIGKTQIALELAYRAYMDIAQLAGLALRDAAAAKEQVKAYLSHERSGKWLLIYDNADDMEMWTKGSETGPALKGILPQNEAGHILFTTRNRKLAVKLALSNVVQIPDMDEDTALQMLHQLCIRKELLMDTEGTATLLKQLCFFPLAISQAAAYINEHNITRLGDYVSLITAQEGDMAKLLSEDFEDDGRYPDTKNPVTTTWLVSFHHIRALDPFAVDYLSFMACLSPRNIPQSLLPPAPSDKERIEALGLLKGYSFVSEEPASGNLTLHRLVYLATRAWMRTDGSFATGIIKTVDRMDKILSGVTYQERHLWRPYLPHILATMENNEFRAVRNRYGDLLNIVGKLLSSDGRTREAKALYVQTLEDIQNRLGEYHEQTLHSMYNVGVALSDMGEYTEAKEVMEQVLEGQNMVLGPQHPDTLRSLVAYGLVRLDQGYYAQAQSIEGQALEGLEKALGPEHLLTLKSVEALGSILRHQGNYEEAEAKSRRAMDGYTEKFGPWEERTLNSHNECGLALIGLGKYDEAEQIFSAALQRSEEMLGPEHPLTLNSMSNLGIVYLEQERLEDAESVRIRALDLAKRLFGEEHPGTLATICNLGIVLARQGRHEEAKTLHQQAIGGSNKELGQNNPITITFLGSLATAYWEQGDFAEAEELDVKVWESNKQQLGIDHPHTLTSMQNLAHTCESRGNYRDAIDLTAQCLELRMNRLGAEHPETVHSRYLLAEWGQRENNHLVEEPAATSERDNQSHRETEESGTISF
- a CDS encoding uncharacterized protein (COG:F;~EggNog:ENOG410PGN3;~InterPro:IPR031804,IPR015797,IPR000086;~PFAM:PF15916,PF00293;~go_function: GO:0016787 - hydrolase activity [Evidence IEA]); protein product: MRKTILDIVKECDNFPSHNEPTLQSEVLTGSFTFRVNGCNAILGYILPEIVEKMHWSDSWVIDHQGRTVTLATPANATAEIRSCVVEETLQATRQLGTISLLKGWRGERFPVYGPDGETLLEMERCASALFGIVTYGVQLIAYARSAQGLRLWISKRSEAKQTYAGMLDTTAAGGLVAGKLPIEGIVCEAQEEASIPEDVLRKRVKPMSTLSYFHIRGDKAGGEVGLFQPEVEYTYELELDEQVVPQPKDSEVAGFKLYTIEEVLNVLKEGRFKQNSAIVIVEFLITHGIVNERTDQDYADILFHLHRRVEFPLCILPSI